The following proteins are co-located in the Thermus thermophilus HB8 genome:
- a CDS encoding BMP family ABC transporter substrate-binding protein → MQRLVLGVLAALGLALGQGEKLKACFIYVGPVGDAGWTYAHDVGRKKAEAALPWLETRYVESVPEAQVVPVIDRFVREGCRVIFATSFGYMDGVLEAAKKYPDVIFAHATGIKRAPNVATYMADFYQVYYLNGLAAGALTKTGKVGYVAAFPIPEVKRHINAFALGVRAVRPDAQVLVRWINAWYDPAKAREATEALLAQGADVFAFTEDTPTVIQTAARKGAYSFGHYTPMLKFAPDHVVSGQIVHWDVIYIDFLKKVKEGVYTPKNLENVDYFWLLQHGAVEMGADYGVPINPKHVPLLKAAQMSVEGKKVPVYDRIMSLLGAMKRPNPTFDPFTGPIKDRKGVVRIPAGRKATLNELLTMEWAAPGVVGDWPGEPR, encoded by the coding sequence ATGCAACGACTCGTTCTCGGGGTTCTCGCCGCCCTGGGCCTCGCCCTAGGGCAGGGGGAAAAGCTCAAGGCCTGTTTCATCTACGTGGGCCCGGTGGGGGACGCGGGCTGGACCTACGCCCACGACGTGGGCCGGAAGAAGGCGGAGGCGGCCCTCCCGTGGCTTGAGACCCGGTACGTGGAGAGCGTTCCCGAAGCCCAGGTGGTGCCGGTCATTGACCGGTTCGTGCGGGAGGGGTGCCGGGTCATCTTCGCGACCAGCTTCGGGTACATGGACGGGGTCCTCGAGGCCGCCAAGAAGTACCCGGACGTCATCTTCGCCCACGCCACGGGCATCAAGCGGGCCCCCAACGTGGCCACCTACATGGCCGACTTCTACCAGGTCTACTACCTGAACGGCCTCGCCGCCGGGGCCCTCACCAAGACGGGCAAGGTGGGGTACGTGGCCGCCTTCCCCATCCCCGAGGTGAAGCGGCACATCAACGCCTTCGCCCTCGGGGTGCGGGCCGTCCGGCCCGACGCCCAGGTGCTGGTGCGCTGGATCAACGCCTGGTACGACCCGGCCAAGGCCCGGGAGGCCACGGAGGCCCTCCTCGCCCAAGGGGCGGACGTCTTCGCCTTCACCGAGGACACCCCCACGGTGATCCAGACCGCCGCCCGCAAGGGGGCCTATTCCTTCGGCCACTACACCCCCATGCTCAAGTTCGCCCCCGACCACGTGGTCTCGGGCCAGATCGTCCACTGGGACGTCATCTACATTGACTTCCTCAAGAAGGTGAAGGAAGGGGTCTACACCCCCAAGAACCTGGAGAACGTGGACTACTTCTGGCTCCTCCAGCACGGGGCCGTGGAGATGGGGGCGGACTACGGCGTCCCCATCAACCCCAAGCACGTTCCCCTGCTGAAGGCCGCCCAGATGAGCGTGGAGGGCAAGAAGGTTCCGGTCTACGACCGGATCATGTCCCTTCTTGGGGCGATGAAGCGCCCGAACCCCACCTTTGACCCCTTCACCGGCCCCATCAAGGACCGCAAGGGGGTGGTGCGCATCCCCGCCGGGCGCAAGGCGACCCTTAACGAGCTCCTCACCATGGAGTGGGCCGCCCCCGGCGTGGTGGGCGACTGGCCGGGGGAGCCCCGGTAG
- the rpiA gene encoding ribose-5-phosphate isomerase RpiA → MERPLESYKKEAAHAAIAYVQDGMVVGLGTGSTARYAVLELARRLREGELKGVVGVPTSRATEELAKREGIPLVDLPPEGVDLAIDGADEIAPGLALIKGMGGALLREKIVERVAKEFIVIADHTKKVPVLGRGPVPVEIVPFGYRATLKAIADLGGEPELRMDGDEFYFTDGGHLIADCRFGPIGDPLGLHRALLEIPGVVETGLFVGMATRALVAGPFGVEELLP, encoded by the coding sequence ATGGAGCGCCCCCTGGAGAGCTACAAGAAGGAGGCGGCCCACGCCGCCATCGCCTACGTCCAGGACGGGATGGTGGTGGGCCTGGGCACGGGCTCCACGGCCCGCTACGCCGTCCTCGAGCTCGCCCGGCGCCTTAGGGAGGGGGAGCTGAAGGGCGTGGTGGGGGTGCCCACCTCGAGGGCCACCGAGGAGCTCGCCAAGCGGGAGGGGATCCCCCTCGTGGACCTTCCCCCTGAGGGGGTGGACCTGGCCATAGACGGGGCGGACGAGATCGCCCCGGGCCTTGCCCTCATCAAGGGCATGGGCGGGGCCCTCCTCCGGGAGAAGATCGTGGAGCGCGTGGCCAAGGAGTTCATCGTCATCGCCGACCACACCAAGAAGGTGCCCGTCCTCGGCCGGGGCCCGGTGCCGGTGGAGATCGTCCCCTTCGGCTACCGGGCGACCCTCAAGGCCATCGCCGACCTCGGGGGGGAGCCCGAGCTCCGCATGGACGGGGACGAGTTCTACTTCACCGACGGCGGCCACCTCATCGCCGACTGCCGCTTCGGCCCCATCGGGGACCCCTTGGGCCTGCACCGGGCCCTCTTGGAGATCCCCGGGGTGGTGGAGACGGGGCTCTTCGTGGGGATGGCCACCCGGGCCCTGGTGGCGGGGCCTTTTGGGGTGGAGGAGCTTCTGCCGTAG
- the bcp gene encoding thioredoxin-dependent thiol peroxidase, whose protein sequence is MPAMEVGTLAPDFALPDQEGRTHRLSDYRGRWVVLYFYPKDDTPGCTKEACGFRDQMGSLKALDAVVLGVSADDVESHKRFAEKYGLNFPLLADPERKVIGAYGAWGKKNLYGKEVEGVLRQTFLIDPEGRIAKVWRKVSPEGHALEVAEALKALRGA, encoded by the coding sequence ATGCCCGCCATGGAAGTGGGCACGCTCGCGCCGGACTTCGCCCTGCCTGACCAGGAGGGCCGCACCCACCGCCTCTCCGACTACCGGGGGCGGTGGGTGGTCCTTTACTTCTACCCCAAGGACGACACCCCCGGGTGCACCAAGGAGGCCTGCGGCTTCCGGGACCAGATGGGAAGCCTCAAGGCCCTGGACGCGGTGGTCCTCGGGGTCTCGGCGGACGACGTGGAAAGCCACAAGCGCTTCGCCGAGAAGTACGGCCTGAACTTTCCCCTCCTCGCCGACCCCGAGCGGAAGGTCATCGGGGCCTACGGGGCCTGGGGGAAGAAGAACCTTTACGGCAAGGAGGTGGAGGGGGTGCTCCGCCAGACCTTCCTCATAGACCCCGAGGGCCGCATCGCCAAGGTCTGGCGCAAGGTCTCCCCCGAGGGGCACGCCCTCGAGGTGGCCGAGGCCCTGAAGGCGCTCAGGGGGGCCTGA
- a CDS encoding ABC transporter permease: MEEALLRAVLFGTPILLAGLGALLAERSGVVNLGVEGMMALAALTAFAAAQAYGPLPGVLAALGVGALSGLFLGLFAVTLRANQFVAGLAVAALGLGASGLLGKRYEGLPLAHPLPEGGFALLGAALALLVHLFLTRTRTGLFLRSAGENPKAVDLFGVSVDGVRYLALGLGGGLIGLAGAYLSLAYRPSWTDGMTAGLGWVAIALVILAAWHPLRALLGAYFFGLLFFLQFRLQGSVPIPSEAFAAMPYLLVILVLALSGRSRAPKALGQPFERGR, translated from the coding sequence ATGGAAGAGGCCTTGTTGCGCGCGGTCCTTTTCGGAACGCCTATCCTGCTCGCGGGGCTGGGGGCGCTTCTCGCCGAGCGGAGCGGGGTGGTGAACCTCGGGGTGGAGGGGATGATGGCCCTGGCCGCCCTCACCGCCTTCGCCGCCGCCCAGGCCTACGGCCCCCTACCCGGGGTCCTCGCCGCCCTCGGGGTGGGGGCGCTCTCGGGGCTTTTCCTGGGCCTCTTCGCCGTCACCTTGCGGGCCAACCAGTTCGTGGCGGGGCTCGCGGTGGCCGCCTTGGGGCTTGGGGCCTCGGGGCTTCTGGGCAAGCGCTACGAGGGGCTGCCCCTCGCCCACCCCTTGCCCGAGGGAGGGTTCGCCCTCTTGGGGGCGGCCCTCGCCCTCCTCGTCCACCTCTTCCTCACCCGCACCCGGACGGGGCTTTTCCTGCGGAGCGCCGGGGAGAACCCCAAGGCGGTGGACCTCTTCGGGGTGAGCGTGGACGGGGTGCGGTACCTGGCCCTGGGCCTGGGAGGGGGGCTCATCGGCCTCGCGGGGGCCTACCTCTCCCTGGCCTACCGGCCGAGCTGGACGGACGGGATGACCGCCGGGCTCGGCTGGGTGGCCATCGCCTTGGTGATCCTCGCCGCCTGGCATCCTCTTCGGGCCCTCCTTGGGGCCTATTTCTTCGGCCTCCTCTTCTTCCTGCAGTTCCGCCTCCAGGGCAGTGTACCTATACCGAGCGAGGCCTTTGCCGCCATGCCCTACCTTCTGGTTATCCTGGTCCTGGCGCTCTCGGGCCGGTCCCGGGCCCCCAAGGCCCTGGGCCAGCCCTTTGAGCGGGGGAGGTAG
- the metG gene encoding methionine--tRNA ligase, with product MEKVFYVTTPIYYVNAEPHLGHAYTTVVADFLARWHRLDGYRTFFLTGTDEHGETVYRAAQAAGEDPKAFVDRVSGRFKRAWDLLGIAYDDFIRTTEERHKKVVQLVLKKVYEAGDIYYGEYEGLYCVSCERFYTEKELVEGLCPIHGRPVERRKEGNYFFRMEKYRPWLQEYIQENPDLIRPEGYRNEVLAMLAEPIGDLSISRPKSRVPWGIPLPWDENHVTYVWFDALLNYVSALDYPEGEAYRTFWPHAWHLIGKDILKPHAVFWPTMLKAAGIPMYRHLNVGGFLLGPDGRKMSKTLGNVVDPFALLEKYGRDALRYYLLREIPYGQDTPVSEEALRTRYEADLADDLGNLVQRTRAMLFRFAEGRIPEPVAGEELAEGTGLAGRLRPLVRELKFHVALEEAMAYVKALNRYINEKKPWELFKKEPEEARAVLYRVVEGLRIASILLTPAMPDKMAELRRALGLKEEVRLEEAERWGLAEPRPIPEEAPVLFPKKEAKVEAKPKEEAWIGIEDFAKVELRVAEVLAAEKHPNADRLLVLRLSLGNEERTVVSGIAKWYRPEELVGKKVVLVANLKPAKLRGIESQGMILAAQEGEALALVTVEGEVPPGAVVK from the coding sequence ATGGAAAAGGTCTTCTACGTGACCACCCCCATCTACTACGTGAACGCCGAGCCGCACCTGGGCCACGCCTACACCACGGTGGTGGCGGACTTTCTGGCCCGGTGGCACCGCCTGGACGGCTACCGCACCTTCTTCCTCACCGGTACCGACGAGCACGGGGAGACGGTCTACCGGGCGGCCCAGGCGGCGGGAGAGGACCCCAAGGCCTTCGTGGACCGGGTCTCCGGGCGCTTCAAAAGGGCCTGGGACCTCCTCGGCATCGCCTACGACGACTTCATCCGCACCACGGAGGAAAGGCACAAGAAGGTGGTGCAGCTCGTCCTAAAGAAGGTCTACGAGGCCGGGGACATCTACTACGGGGAGTACGAGGGCCTCTACTGCGTCTCCTGCGAGCGCTTTTACACGGAGAAGGAGCTCGTGGAGGGGCTTTGCCCCATCCACGGAAGGCCCGTGGAAAGGCGGAAGGAGGGGAACTACTTCTTCCGCATGGAGAAGTACCGCCCCTGGCTCCAGGAGTACATCCAGGAAAATCCCGACCTCATCCGCCCCGAGGGCTACCGGAACGAGGTCCTGGCCATGCTCGCCGAGCCCATCGGGGACCTCTCCATCTCCAGGCCAAAATCCCGCGTCCCCTGGGGCATCCCCCTCCCCTGGGACGAGAACCACGTGACCTACGTCTGGTTTGACGCCCTCCTGAACTACGTCTCCGCCCTGGACTACCCCGAGGGGGAGGCCTACCGGACCTTCTGGCCCCACGCCTGGCACCTCATCGGCAAGGACATCCTTAAGCCCCACGCCGTCTTCTGGCCCACCATGCTGAAGGCGGCGGGGATCCCCATGTACCGCCACCTGAACGTGGGAGGGTTTTTGCTGGGGCCGGACGGGCGCAAGATGTCCAAGACCCTGGGGAACGTGGTGGACCCCTTCGCCCTTCTGGAAAAGTACGGCCGGGACGCCCTGCGCTATTACCTCCTTAGGGAGATCCCCTACGGCCAGGACACCCCGGTGAGCGAGGAGGCCCTAAGGACCCGGTACGAGGCCGACCTCGCCGACGACCTGGGCAACCTGGTGCAAAGGACCCGGGCCATGCTCTTCCGTTTCGCCGAGGGCCGCATCCCCGAACCCGTGGCGGGGGAGGAGCTCGCCGAGGGGACGGGGCTTGCCGGGAGGCTCAGGCCTTTGGTGCGGGAGCTCAAGTTCCACGTGGCCCTCGAGGAGGCCATGGCCTACGTCAAGGCCTTGAACCGCTACATCAACGAGAAGAAGCCCTGGGAGCTTTTCAAGAAGGAGCCGGAGGAGGCCCGGGCCGTGCTCTACCGGGTGGTGGAGGGCCTGAGGATCGCCTCCATCCTCCTCACCCCGGCTATGCCCGACAAGATGGCGGAGCTCAGGCGGGCCCTGGGGCTTAAGGAGGAGGTGCGCCTCGAGGAGGCCGAGCGCTGGGGCCTGGCCGAGCCCCGCCCCATCCCCGAGGAAGCCCCCGTCCTTTTCCCCAAAAAGGAGGCCAAGGTGGAGGCCAAGCCCAAGGAAGAGGCCTGGATCGGCATAGAGGACTTCGCCAAGGTGGAGCTCAGGGTGGCGGAGGTTTTGGCGGCGGAGAAGCACCCGAACGCCGACCGGCTTTTGGTCCTCAGGCTCTCCCTGGGGAACGAGGAGCGCACCGTGGTCTCGGGGATCGCCAAGTGGTACCGGCCCGAGGAGCTCGTGGGCAAGAAGGTGGTCCTGGTGGCGAACCTCAAGCCCGCCAAGCTCCGGGGCATTGAGAGCCAGGGGATGATCCTCGCCGCCCAGGAGGGGGAGGCCTTGGCCCTGGTGACGGTGGAGGGGGAGGTGCCGCCCGGGGCGGTGGTGAAGTAA